From Suricata suricatta isolate VVHF042 chromosome 1, meerkat_22Aug2017_6uvM2_HiC, whole genome shotgun sequence, a single genomic window includes:
- the LOC115297162 gene encoding 60S ribosomal protein L10-like, with translation MRGAFGKPQGTVARVHIGQVIMSIRTKLQNKEHVIEALRRAKFKFPGRQKIHISKKWGFTKFNADEFEDMVAEKWLIPDGCGVKYIPNRGPLDKWRALHS, from the coding sequence ATGCGGGGTGCTTTTGGAAAGCCCCAGGGCACAGTGGCCAGGGTCCACATTGGCCAAGTCATCATGTCCATCCGTACCAAGTTGCAGAACAAGGAGCATGTGATAGAGGCCCTGCGTAGGGCCAAGTTCAAGTTCCCTGGCCGCCAGAAGATCCACATTTCCAAGAAGTGGGGCTTTACTAAGTTTAATGCGGATGAGTTTGAAGACATGGTGGCTGAAAAGTGGCTCATCCCAGATGGTTGTGGGGTCAAATACATCCCTAATCGTGGCCCCTTGGACAAATGGCGGGCTCTGCACTCATGA